A DNA window from Drosophila biarmipes strain raj3 chromosome 2R, RU_DBia_V1.1, whole genome shotgun sequence contains the following coding sequences:
- the LOC108022487 gene encoding protein three rows, with protein sequence MSSDIGNQLKGSRSDVEKVYKLVEAKFRELSGGSLPLRYEVNVLRHICLAVQANLHQNADLFVDIMAIMLPRVVPNEEKPSLWEAHLSSLRYIHHGLCQERSIDACQKLYNLIRSQPCRLQEDADHKIYLDIHLAHFNGLHSQLQKQKLPLEATHQLCYALESLGELFEVMRQRKITQCGPLLVQLNEKMFGKRSRTFFKTLSFLPSESQAKMFNPLMKLLAVSSAADLANLFPEYLSFTLALVQIDMLSPEPQLQLALQLLRMCKELFRQETNLCYALQLLYYYIKLIYLREARPDFKSTYIDLSRKFQSFFEHKGTAHAKEQWLTDLLVAIQVLQTLIHQRVSKSQSHFEFFWQQFDGEGSPEVYTAHFQLLQSCGSLSVNITRSPLGCSCTHEACKSVRRHCILAYGLCALDAYINWQPTREQKVNMSHHKPLREIVKYSMDVAKTMKCLGPSSVELIKLVRQLTYVADQVSCPEQMSLLYPLLEPLQKLRPLIADQEMSGLLRRLFKASCHCQDPSMAGRLQASYLASLTNPARLRSQICMHYHNRGKEEKEITRCVCEWHESCPLPYPLTPAQKKQLYDTDFFAVLHYLRSPPQALMQSLIRCRMNDYHLVLMARQMRTDSTVLEECKKVRLRLKHQGSLNRMEHLCLGHISVGLLLDALEEQKTKVSTKEITETLFEELLLKPNLSQMNIQREQRLVQFASEAISAFSYFFNQADREPLGIENTAVDWEALIDDAVAAAMALSSMGYQSQEDDAWMLLMRLGHWLEDRFTYLRALNHFLSQNEVNSRLKLQLAEEVERAEELLDDLWPQLQSGRFFKRQHTTVLLCFCHLASYYARMGCMSTAQLLLLQVEQLRGEFPERLGKSDIVLITLQTVRFRLGYQQKKPKTSMMITPLRQLDTLLDNVRNFCNLSSLDGGYLQLLLSTLVRESTECSANRLSERLAFSNIALHLALQSGLALRTIEVFLAWLWTNLQMESFDKAQSKLRLIEHCLDIKRLVPKEATLEKEAIKEPVMIDLTSNMQLLQLVEPIRKQQILGVPSPKMLRMQLNSPNPQLNLDRYLTLDVAPSTIRENSQLQCLYFIMGCLHARLRFLQRNTDQLDEFYEKTDSLLQEKPQMCASLGSMFQVQQLYHLNYLRFRRKHVEAISTAQLGLKMRLQAVDINFTYNFMAQLKTAHLELKPIVQEKPKGKTLRRALVFSQSPEDKSRAAAGLASAVKDRATKAKQSAKKAPRFRIYEELELRPPSAASNSSGGSGTENTPPSDHVDLNACQPIELSDDDELLSLPPKKAQTKATGKSKAKSTAKVCEVISLDNSLEAAPKPTVTMSARSTRARIRQPVETPKTTTLSSRRPRRQVSEPQAPETESIGTRTRHRH encoded by the exons ATGTCTAGTGATATAGGTAACCAACTGAAGGGCAGCCGTTCCGATGTGGAGAAGGTGTACAAACTGGTGGAGGCCAAGTTCCGGGAGTTGTCCGGAGGATCCCTTCCGCTGAGATACGAGGTGAATGTGTTACGCCATATTTGCTTGGCCGTGCAGGCCAATCTCCACCAGAATGCGGACCTGTTCGTAGATATAATGGCTATAATGCTGCCACGCGTGGTTCCCAACGAGGAGAAGCCCAGTCTGTGGGAGGCGCACTTGAGCAGTCTGCGCTACATACATCACGGCCTCTGCCAGGAG CGATCCATAGACGCCTGCCAGAAGCTGTACAATCTCATACGATCCCAGCCCTGCCGCCTGCAAGAGGATGCCGACCACAAAATCTACCTGGACATCCACTTGGCCCATTTTAATGGCCTCCATTCGCAGCTGCAGAAGCAAAAACTTCCCTTGGAGGCCACACATCAGCTCTGCTATGCACTGGAATCCCTGGGAGAGCTCTTCGAGGTAATGAGGCAAAGGAAAATTACCCAATGTGGACCACTTTTAGTTCaactaaatgaaaaaatgtttggcAAACGAAGCAGGACATTTTTCAAGACCCTGAGCTTCCTTCCCTCGGAGAGCCAAGCCAAAATGTTCAATCCTCTAATGAAGCTACTTGCCGTGAGCTCTGCTGCGGATTTAGCCAACCTATTCCCCGAGTACCTGAGCTTCACCTTGGCCCTCGTGCAAATCGACATGTTAAGTCCTGAACCCCAGCTGCAACTAGCGCTGCAGCTGTTGCGCATGTGCAAGGAGCTGTTCCGCCAGGAAACCAACCTATGCTACGCCCTGCAGCTGCTATACTACTATATAAAGTTGATCTACCTCCGGGAAGCTAGACCCGACTTTAAAAGCACCTATATCGACCTGTCGCGCAAGTTTCAGAGCTTTTTCGAGCACAAAGGAACAGCTCATGCCAAGGAGCAGTGGCTTACGGATTTGCTGGTGGCCATCCAAGTGCTGCAGACGCTGATCCACCAGAGAGTCAGTAAATCCCAGTCGCATTTCGAGTTCTTCTGGCAGCAGTTTGATGGCGAGGGCAGTCCGGAGGTCTACACTGCGCACTTTCAGTTGCTCCAGAGCTGCGGTAGCTTGTCGGTTAATATTACGAGGAGTCCACTTGGCTGCAGTTGCACACATGAGGCCTGCAAAAGCGTTAGGAGACATTGCATTCTGGCCTATGGACTATGTGCATTGGATGCCTACATTAACTGGCAGCCCACGCGGGAGCAAAAAGTAAACATG AGCCACCACAAACCCTTGCGGGAAATAGTCAAATACTCAATGGATGTGGCCAAGACCATGAAGTGCCTGGGTCCCAGCAGCGTAGAGCTCATCAAGCTGGTACGCCAGCTGACTTATGTGGCCGATCAGGTTTCCTGTCCAGAACAAATGTCCCTACTCTATCCCCTCCTGGAGCCACTGCAGAAGCTACGACCTCTGATTGCGGATCAGGAGATGAGTGGTCTGCTGCGACGTCTCTTTAAGGCCAGCTGCCATTGCCAGGATCCCAGTATGGCAGGTCGCTTGCAAGCTAGTTACTTAGCCTCACTTACGAATCCCGCCCGATTAAGATCCCAGATATGTATGCATTACCACAATCGGGGAAAGGAGGAGAAGGAGATCACCAGGTGTGTCTGTGAGTGGCACGAGTCCTGCCCACTGCCTTATCCGCTCACTCCTGCTCAGAAGAAGCAGCTCTATGATACCGATTTCTTTGCTGTGCTGCACTACTTGAGAAGTCCACCTCAGGCACTTATGCAATCGCTAATCCGCTGCCGTATGAATGATTACCATCTCGTGCTCATGGCCAGGCAAATGCGAACCGATTCCACTGTTCTGGAGGAGTGTAAGAAGGTTCGGTTGAGGCTAAAGCATCAGGGTTCCCTCAACCGAATGGAGCACTTGTGCCTGGGACATATAAGTGTTGGATTACTCCTGGACGCACTGGAGGAGCAAAAAACAAAGGTGTCCACCAAGGAGATAACGGAGACCTTGTTCGAAGAGCTCCTTCTCAAACCGAACTTGTCGCAGATGAACATACAACGAGAGCAGCGGTTGGTCCAGTTCGCTAGTGAAGCTATATCTGCATTTAGCTACTTTTTCAACCAGGCCGATCGGGAGCCTTTGGGCATAGAGAACACTGCTGTTGACTGGGAGGCTTTGATTGATGATGCTGTAGCTGCCGCCATGGCTCTGTCGAGTATGGGCTATCAATCGCAGGAGGATGATGCGTGGATGCTGCTCATGCGGCTAGGGCATTGGCTGGAAGATCGTTTCACATACCTTCGAGCGCTGAATCATTTCCTTTCCCAGAATGAGGTTAATTCTAGACTGAAGCTGCAGCTTGCCGAGGAAGTGGAGAGGGCGGAGGAATTGCTGGATGATTTGTGGCCACAACTGCAGAGTGGAAGATTCTTTAAGCGACAGCATACCACAGTGCTGCTCTGTTTTTGCCACCTGGCCAGTTACTACGCCCGAATGGGTTGCATGAGCACCGCCCAGCTGCTCCTACTTCAAGTGGAGCAACTTCGCGGAGAGTTTCCTGAAAGACTGGGCAAGAGTGACATTGTATTGATCACCCTGCAAACAGTGCGCTTTAGACTTGGCTATCAGCAAAAAAAGCCAAAGACTTCCATGATGATTACGCCCCTTCGCCAGTTGGACACCCTTTTGGACAACGTGCGGAACTTCTGCAACCTTTCCAGTTTGGATGGTGGCTATCTACAGCTGCTTCTTTCTACCCTCGTCAGAGAAAGCACCGAATGCTCGGCAAACAGACTTAGCGAACGGCTGGCCTTCTCCAACATCGCACTCCACTTGGCCCTCCAATCGGGTTTGGCTCTAAGAACTATCGAGGTGTTCCTAGCCTGGTTGTGGACCAATCTACAAATGGAAAGCTTCGACAAGGCACAATCAAAGCTGCGACTCATCGAGCACTGTTTGGACATCAAGCGCCTGGTTCCAAAGGAAGCAACCCTGGAAAAGGAAGCTATCAAGGAGCCAGTTATGATTGATCTAACAAGCAACATGCAGCTCCTTCAGCTGGTGGAGCCCATCAGGAAGCAGCAGATCTTGGGTGTGCCCTCGCCAAAGATGCTCCGCATGCAACTGAATAGTCCGAACCCCCAACTGAACTTGGATCGGTATCTAACCCTGGATGTGGCGCCTTCTACCATCCGGGAAAACTCCCAGCTTCAGTGCCTTTACTTTATAATGGGCTGCCTCCATGCCCGTCTTCGTTTTCTTCAGAGGAACACCGATCAGTTGGATGAGTTCTACGAGAAAACGGATAGCTTGCTGCAGGAAAAACCCCAGATGTGTGCTTCCTTGGGATCAATGTTCCAGGTGCAGCAGCTCTATCATCTTAACTATTTGCGCTTTAGAAGAAAGCATGTGGAGGCCATATCAACGGCTCAATTGGGACTTAAGATGCGACTGCAAGCGGTGGATATTAACTTTACGTACAATTTCATGGCTCAGCTTAAGACAGCGCATCTGGAGCTGAAGCCAATAGTCCAGGAGAAACCAAAGGGCAAAACACTGCGGCGAGCGTTGGTTTTCAGTCAGTCCCCTGAAGATAAAAGCCGAGCGGCAGCAGGATTAGCCTCAGCAGTGAAGGATAGGGCCACCAAAGCGAAGCAGTCGGCTAAAAAGGCGCCCAGATTCCGAATTTATGAGGAGTTGGAGCTGCGACCACCAAGTGCTGCCAGTAACAGTAGCGGAGGAAGCGGTACGGAGAACACTCCGCCCTCGGATCACGTGGACCTTAATGCCTGTCAACCGATCGAGTTGAGCGACGATGATGAGCTGCTTTCCCTTCCCCCGAAAAAGGCGCAGACAAAAGCTACGGGGAAGTCAAAGGCCAAATCTACGGCAAAAGTCTGTGAAGTCATATCATTGGATAATAGCTTGGAGGCTGCACCCAAGCCCACAGTGACGATGAGTGCGCGGAGCACCAGAGCTAGGATACGCCAGCCTGTGGAGACACCGAAGACGACGACCCTTTCATCCAGGCGGCCCAGGCGACAGGTGTCGGAGCCACAGGCTCCAGAAACGGAGTCCATTGGCACACGCACGCGGCACAGGCACTGA
- the LOC108022493 gene encoding MORN repeat-containing protein 3 has translation MAPPQVTELLLLSVVEDMSCPARGFGSGVRCQRYPGGRYQGKWLGMQPNGYGVKQTSSGLCYEGHWQLGQRHGYGTLRRREPNGSIQRIYVGQWQQDRRHGEGKQFYSDGSVYFGQWLAGQRSGQGILWQPDGGVYVGEWLQDQMHGKGVLFTAKGKRYVGQFEEGCKSGAGVFYHGSDGQRIQRGFWSQGICKTSLMPLLSG, from the exons ATGGCACCGCCGCAAGTGACAGAGCTGCTCCTGCTCTCAGTCGTCGAAGACATGTCGTGCCCGGCGCGCGGATTTGGCTCCGGAGTTCGCTGTCAAAGGTATCCCGGTGGCAGATACCAGGGAAAATGGCTGGGCATGCAGCCTAATGGCTATGGAGTTAAGCAAACGAGCAGTGGCTTGTGCTACGAGGGTCATTGGCAGTTGGGTCAGCGACATGGCTACGGAACTCTGCGACGCAGGGAGCCCAACGGCAGCATTCAACGCATCTACGTGGGTCAGTGGCAGCAGGATAGGCGACATGGCGAGGGCAAGCAGTTCTATTCCGACGGATCCGTGTACTTTGGCCAGTGGCTAGCGGGCCAGAGGAGTGGCCAGGGTATACTGTGGCAGCCGGATGGAGGGGTCTACGTCGGGGAGTGGCTACAAGACCAAATGCACGGAAAGGGTGTGCTTTTTACGG CCAAAGGCAAACGCTATGTAGGCCAATTCGAGGAAGGCTGCAAGTCTGGCGCGGGCGTTTTTTACCATGGCAGCGATGGCCAGCGGATTCAGCGCGGCTTTTGGAGCCAGGGCATCTGTAAAACATCTCTAATGCCATTGCTATCAGGATAA
- the LOC108022488 gene encoding calcium release-activated calcium channel protein 1 isoform X1 — MPPFEEGEVHQEEQIPLKPPRRHRKMKSAEEETQAQPPAEDHEEEQLLPPPGATGMSSNLRYARANLSQSSLMLSHQQGSFESSTERTASSETLDVLPTSRRYQVHPQPNRLGSGLRQPASALASALHATARLAASVDAYTAAATAATAATGDYGDYMRQHPHLSHIHPSQSTQQQAPLHHHPQLPAHQLGNLRASNFVGSSRYLYHSQFNSNSPQTRRFTALQRDGSPAFAASAAAASLAAASAVAPLAPLAPLASIASPSFAAQPPPPPPPFQLRTYQQNQSYRFQPRGHHRTASSSMSQSGEDLHSPTYLSWRKLQLSRAKLKASSKTSALLSGFAMVAMVEVQLDHDTNVPEGMLIAFAICTTLLVAVHMLALMISTCILPNIETVCNLHSISLVHESPHERLHWYIETAWAFSTLLGLILFLLEIAILCWVKFYDLSEPAAWSACVVLIPVMVIFMAFAIHFYRSLVSHKYEVTVSGIRELEMLKEQMEQDHLEHHNNIRNNGMNYGASGDIV; from the exons ATGCCACCTTTCGAAGAGGGTGAAGTCCACCAGGAGGAGCAGATACCTCTAAAGCCGCCGCGTCGACACAGGAAAATGAAGTCTGCGGAGGAGGAAACGCAGGCCCAGCCACCGGCGGAGGACcacgaggaggagcagctgctgccgccgccgggGGCCACCGGGATGAGCAGCAACCTGCGCTATGCCCGGGCCAATCTGAGCCAGAGCAGCCTGATGCTGAGCCACCAGCAGGGCTCCTTCGAATCGTCCACCGAGCGTACGGCGAGCAGCGAGACCCTGGACGTTCTGCCGACTTCGAGGCGCTACCAGGTGCATCCGCAGCCGAACCGCTTGGGCTCGGGGCTTCGGCAGCCAGCTTCGGCCTTGGCGAGCGCTCTGCATGCCACTGCCAGATTGGCGGCCAGTGTGGATGCCTATACGGCGGCGGCTACAGCAGCCACAGCGGCAACCGGCGACTACGGCGACTATATGCGCCAGCATCCGCACCTCAGTCACATCCACCCGTCCCAGAGCACCCAGCAGCAGGCGCCCCTCCACCACCACCCGCAGCTGCCCGCCCATCAGCTGGGAAATCTCAGAGCGAGCAATTTTGTGGGGTCGTCGCGGTATCTCTATCACAGCCAGTTCAATTCGAATTCGCCGCAAACGAGACGCTTCACTGCGCTTCAGCGAGACGGCTCGCCAGCATTCGCGGCTTCAGCGGCAGCAGCTTCACTGGCGGCAGCTTCGGCAGTAGCACCACTAGCGCCACTAGCACCACTAGCCTCCATAGCATCGCCCTCATTTGCGGCCCAgccgccgccaccaccaccacccttTCAGTTGCGCACCTACCAACAGAATCAATCCTACCGCTTTCAGCCGCGCGGACACCACCGcaccgccagcagcagcatgtCGCAGTCCGGAGAGGACCTCCACTCGCCCACCTACCTGTCCTGGCGGAAGCTTCAGCTGAGCCGCGCCAAGCTCAAGGCCTCCAGCAAGACGTCCGCCCTGCTCTCCGGATTCGCCATG GTGGCGATGGTGGAGGTGCAACTGGATCACGACACAAACGTGCCAGAGGGCATGCTGATAGCCTTCGCCATCTGCACCACGCTCCTGGTGGCCGTGCACATGCTGGCCCTGATGATCAGCACCTGCATCCTGCCCAACATCGAGACGGTGTGTAATCTGCACAGTATTTCGCTGGTCCACGAATCGCCGCACGAGCGCCTGCACTGGTATATCGAGACGGCGTGGGCCTTCTCCACGCTGCTGGGCCTGATACTCTTCCTCCTGGAGATAGCCATCCTGTGCTGGGTGAAGTTCTACGACCTCAGTGAGCCGGCGGCCTGGTCCGCCTGTGTGGTCCTCATCCCGGTGATGGTCATCTTCATGGCCTTCGCCATTCACTTCTACCGCTCCCTGGTGTCGCACAAGTATGAGGTGACGGTGTCGGGCATTCGGGAGCTGGAGATGCTCAAGGAGCAGATGGAGCAGGACCACTTGGAGCATCACAACAACATCCGAAATAATGGCATGAACTACGGCGCCTCCGGGGACATTGTCTAG